The following proteins come from a genomic window of Streptococcus pneumoniae:
- a CDS encoding ROK family protein: MTYYVAIDIGGTNIKYGLVDQEGQLLESHEMPTEAHKGGPHILQKTKDIVASYLEKGPVAGVAISSAGMVDPDKGEIFYAGPQIPNYAGTQFKKEIEESFTIPCEIENDVNCAGLAEAVSGSGKGASVTLCLTIGTGIGGCLIMDRKVFHGFSNSACEVGYMHMQDGAFQDLASTTALVKYVAEAHGEDVDQWNGRRIFKEATEGNKICMEGIDRMVDYLGKGLANICYVANPEVVILGGGIMGQEAILKPKIRTALKEALVPSLAEKTRLEFAHHQNTAGMLGAYYHFKTKQS; the protein is encoded by the coding sequence ATGACATATTACGTTGCAATTGATATCGGTGGAACCAACATCAAGTATGGTTTGGTTGATCAAGAGGGGCAACTTCTTGAATCGCATGAAATGCCAACTGAGGCGCATAAGGGTGGACCTCATATCTTACAAAAGACCAAAGATATCGTAGCTAGTTATTTAGAAAAAGGCCCAGTAGCAGGTGTTGCCATATCTTCTGCTGGGATGGTGGATCCGGATAAGGGTGAGATTTTCTATGCTGGGCCGCAAATCCCTAACTACGCAGGCACCCAGTTCAAAAAGGAAATCGAAGAAAGCTTTACTATTCCTTGTGAGATTGAAAATGATGTCAACTGTGCAGGTCTTGCTGAGGCAGTATCTGGTTCAGGCAAGGGAGCAAGTGTGACACTTTGCTTGACCATTGGAACCGGTATCGGTGGTTGCTTGATTATGGATAGGAAAGTCTTCCATGGTTTTAGCAATTCAGCCTGTGAAGTCGGGTATATGCATATGCAGGATGGAGCTTTTCAAGACTTGGCTTCTACAACAGCTTTAGTGAAATATGTAGCTGAAGCCCATGGAGAAGATGTTGATCAGTGGAATGGCCGTAGAATTTTCAAAGAAGCCACTGAAGGAAACAAAATCTGCATGGAAGGTATTGACCGTATGGTTGACTATCTAGGAAAAGGTCTGGCAAATATTTGCTACGTTGCCAATCCAGAAGTGGTTATTCTTGGTGGTGGTATCATGGGGCAAGAGGCTATCCTCAAACCTAAGATCCGCACAGCCTTGAAAGAGGCTTTGGTACCAAGTTTAGCAGAAAAAACACGATTAGAATTTGCTCATCACCAAAATACAGCAGGGATGTTGGGTGCATATTATCATTTTAAGACAAAACAATCCTAG
- a CDS encoding carbohydrate ABC transporter permease — protein MQSTEKKPLTAFTVISTIILLLLTVLFIFPFYWILTGAFKSQPDTIVIPPQWFPKMPTMENFQQLMVQNPALQWMWNSVFISLVTMFLVCATSSLAGYVLAKKRFYGQRILFAIFIAAMALPKQVVLVPLVRIVNFMGIHDTLWAVILPLIGWPFGVFLMKQFSENIPTELLESAKIDGCGEIRTFWSVAFPIVKPGFAALAIFTFINTWNDYFMQLVMLTSRNNLTISLGVATMQAEMATNYGLIMAGAALAAVPIVTVFLVFQKSFTQGITMGAVKG, from the coding sequence ATGCAATCTACAGAAAAAAAACCATTAACAGCCTTTACTGTTATTTCAACAATCATTTTGCTCTTGTTGACTGTGCTGTTCATCTTTCCATTCTACTGGATTTTGACAGGGGCATTCAAATCACAACCTGATACAATTGTTATTCCTCCTCAGTGGTTCCCTAAAATGCCAACCATGGAAAACTTCCAACAACTCATGGTGCAGAACCCTGCCTTGCAATGGATGTGGAACTCAGTATTTATCTCATTGGTAACCATGTTCTTAGTCTGTGCAACCTCATCTCTAGCAGGTTATGTATTGGCTAAAAAACGTTTCTATGGTCAACGCATTCTATTTGCTATCTTTATCGCTGCTATGGCACTTCCAAAACAAGTTGTCCTTGTACCATTGGTACGTATCGTCAACTTCATGGGAATCCACGATACTCTCTGGGCAGTTATCTTGCCTTTGATTGGATGGCCATTCGGTGTCTTCCTCATGAAACAGTTCAGTGAAAATATCCCTACAGAGTTGCTTGAATCAGCTAAAATCGACGGTTGTGGTGAGATTCGTACCTTCTGGAGTGTAGCCTTCCCGATTGTGAAACCAGGGTTTGCAGCCCTTGCAATCTTTACCTTCATCAATACTTGGAATGACTACTTCATGCAATTGGTAATGTTGACTTCACGTAACAATTTGACCATCTCACTTGGGGTTGCGACCATGCAGGCTGAAATGGCAACCAACTATGGTTTGATTATGGCAGGAGCTGCCCTTGCTGCTGTTCCAATCGTCACAGTCTTCCTAGTCTTCCAAAAATCCTTCACACAGGGTATTACTATGGGAGCGGTCAAAGGATAA
- a CDS encoding YesL family protein, translated as MAQKGVSLIKAAFDTDNFLMRFSEKVLDIVTANLLFVVSCLPIVTIGVAKISLYETMFEVKKSRRVPVFKIYLRSFKQNLKLGLQLGLMELGIVFLTLSDLYLFWGQTALPFQLLKAICLGILIFLTIVMLASYPIAARYDLTWKEVLQKGLILASFNFPWFFLMLAILVLIVMVLYLSAFSLLLGGSVFLLFGFGLLVFIQTGLMEKIFAKYQ; from the coding sequence ATGGCACAAAAAGGAGTAAGCCTTATCAAGGCAGCATTTGATACAGACAACTTTCTCATGCGTTTTAGTGAGAAAGTCTTGGACATCGTGACAGCCAATCTTCTTTTTGTCGTCTCTTGTTTGCCCATCGTGACGATTGGAGTGGCTAAAATCAGCCTCTACGAGACCATGTTCGAAGTTAAGAAGAGCAGACGGGTGCCTGTTTTTAAAATCTATCTAAGATCTTTCAAGCAAAATCTGAAACTAGGTCTTCAGCTGGGTTTAATGGAGTTAGGAATTGTGTTTCTTACCCTTTCAGATCTCTATCTTTTCTGGGGTCAAACAGCTCTGCCCTTCCAATTGCTGAAAGCTATTTGTCTAGGCATTCTGATTTTCCTTACGATTGTGATGTTGGCTAGCTATCCAATCGCGGCACGTTATGATTTAACTTGGAAAGAAGTGTTACAAAAAGGGCTTATCTTGGCAAGTTTTAACTTTCCTTGGTTCTTCCTCATGTTAGCCATTCTTGTCCTCATTGTGATGGTTCTTTATCTGTCTGCCTTCAGTCTACTCTTAGGTGGCTCAGTCTTCCTGCTTTTTGGGTTTGGACTATTGGTCTTTATCCAGACTGGATTGATGGAGAAAATTTTCGCAAAATACCAATAG
- a CDS encoding dihydrodipicolinate synthase family protein yields the protein MSDLKKYEGVIPAFYACYDEQGEVSPERTRALVQYFIDKGVQGLYVNGSSGECIYQSVEDRKLILEEVMAVAKGKLTIIAHVACNNTKDSMELARHAESLGVDAIATIPPIYFRLPEYSVAKYWNDISSAAPNTDYVIYNIPQLAGVALTPSLYTEMLKNPRVIGVKNSSMPVQDIQTFVSLGGEDHIVFNGPDEQFLGGRLMGARAGIGGTYGAMPELFLKLNQLIADKDLETARELQYAINAIIGKLTSAHGNMYGVIKEVLKINEGLNIGSVRSPLTPVTEEDRPVVEAAAALIRETKERFL from the coding sequence ATGTCAGATTTGAAAAAATACGAAGGCGTCATTCCAGCCTTCTACGCATGTTATGATGAGCAAGGAGAAGTAAGTCCAGAGCGTACGCGTGCCTTGGTTCAATACTTCATTGATAAAGGTGTTCAAGGTCTTTATGTCAATGGTTCTTCTGGTGAATGTATCTACCAAAGCGTTGAAGATCGCAAGTTGATTTTGGAAGAAGTCATGGCGGTAGCCAAAGGTAAATTGACCATTATTGCCCATGTTGCTTGCAATAATACTAAAGATAGTATGGAACTTGCTCGCCATGCTGAAAGCTTGGGAGTAGATGCTATTGCAACGATTCCACCAATTTACTTCCGCTTGCCAGAATACTCAGTTGCCAAATACTGGAACGATATTAGTTCTGCAGCTCCAAACACAGACTACGTGATTTACAACATTCCTCAATTGGCAGGGGTTGCTTTGACTCCAAGCCTTTACACAGAAATGTTGAAAAATCCTCGTGTTATCGGTGTGAAGAACTCTTCTATGCCAGTTCAAGATATCCAAACCTTTGTCAGCCTTGGTGGAGAAGACCATATCGTCTTTAATGGTCCTGATGAGCAGTTCCTAGGAGGACGCCTCATGGGGGCTAGGGCTGGTATCGGTGGTACTTATGGTGCTATGCCAGAACTCTTCTTGAAACTCAATCAGTTGATTGCGGATAAGGACCTAGAAACAGCGCGTGAATTGCAGTATGCTATCAACGCAATCATTGGTAAACTCACTTCTGCTCATGGGAATATGTACGGTGTCATCAAAGAAGTCTTGAAAATCAATGAAGGCTTGAATATTGGATCTGTTCGTTCACCATTGACACCAGTGACTGAAGAAGATCGTCCAGTTGTAGAAGCGGCTGCTGCCTTGATTCGTGAAACCAAGGAGCGCTTCCTCTAA
- a CDS encoding YhcH/YjgK/YiaL family protein, which yields MIFDDLKNITFYKGIHPNLDKAIDYLYQHRKDSFELGKYEIDGDKVFLVVQENVLNQVENNQFEHHKNYADLHLLIEGHEYSSYGSRIKDEAVAFDEASDIGFVHCYEHYPLLLGYHNFAIFFPGEPHQPNGYAGMEEKVRKYLFKILID from the coding sequence ATGATTTTTGACGATTTGAAAAACATCACCTTTTACAAAGGGATTCATCCCAATTTAGACAAGGCTATCGACTACCTCTACCAACATCGTAAAGATTCATTCGAATTAGGAAAGTATGAGATTGATGGAGATAAAGTCTTTCTAGTTGTTCAGGAAAATGTCCTCAATCAAGTTGAGAATAATCAATTTGAACACCATAAGAACTATGCAGATTTGCATTTGCTGATAGAAGGGCATGAATATTCGAGCTACGGTTCACGTATCAAAGACGAGGCAGTAGCATTCGACGAAGCGAGTGACATTGGCTTTGTTCATTGTTATGAACACTACCCACTCTTATTGGGTTATCACAATTTTGCGATTTTCTTCCCAGGTGAGCCACATCAGCCAAATGGTTATGCAGGCATGGAAGAAAAGGTTCGAAAATATCTCTTTAAAATCTTGATTGATTAA